In Dermatophilus congolensis, a genomic segment contains:
- a CDS encoding FadR/GntR family transcriptional regulator, producing MAHKAQDGAADTPGPSWHPVTKKKAYEQVIAQVEEQIVARRLRVGDRLPAERELATMLGVSRAGVREAMRTLEAQGVVSADVGTDGGTFVTTMSSEAITRILRLHVHLSHFSVPEVLEARIPLERRSARLAASQASKEDLAKMREVLDEMADPSTPRDRFNELDTQFHVLVAAAGHNRLVTELTTAIRETMTGPIMHSFDDEEDWHARSASLCAGHEAIFTAIEKGDALQAAEAVESHIRLAYEQLHYHSN from the coding sequence ATGGCACACAAGGCCCAGGATGGGGCTGCTGACACGCCTGGCCCTTCCTGGCACCCCGTCACCAAAAAGAAGGCTTACGAGCAGGTCATCGCCCAGGTTGAGGAACAAATCGTGGCTCGGCGGCTACGGGTAGGAGACCGACTTCCTGCAGAACGTGAGCTTGCGACAATGTTGGGTGTCTCCAGAGCTGGCGTGCGAGAGGCAATGCGCACGCTAGAAGCGCAAGGTGTGGTCTCTGCCGACGTCGGAACAGACGGGGGGACGTTCGTCACGACCATGTCGAGCGAGGCAATTACGCGCATCCTTCGCTTACACGTGCATCTTTCCCACTTCTCAGTACCAGAAGTTTTAGAGGCTCGTATCCCTTTAGAACGCAGAAGCGCCAGACTAGCGGCGTCACAGGCTTCCAAAGAAGATCTCGCGAAAATGCGTGAGGTTCTTGATGAAATGGCCGACCCCTCAACACCGCGCGACAGGTTTAACGAGCTGGACACACAATTCCATGTTCTTGTGGCTGCTGCAGGCCATAACAGGCTTGTCACTGAATTGACTACAGCTATTCGGGAGACGATGACAGGCCCAATAATGCATAGTTTTGATGATGAAGAAGACTGGCATGCTCGCTCAGCTAGCTTGTGTGCAGGCCACGAAGCCATCTTCACTGCAATTGAAAAAGGCGACGCTCTTCAAGCAGCTGAAGCTGTCGAAAGTCATATTCGTCTTGCTTACGAACAACTGCACTATCACTCGAACTAG
- a CDS encoding LutC/YkgG family protein, whose protein sequence is MSTDLQRPDLTAGAPHTPGMSARDEILARIRQGLTDVPADVSPAEDTPVDWEYGQANPQVDDVVDRFVERVEDYRATVARCALKEIPAAIAEALRITEAKSVVLPEGIDASWRAAVEKFGVPVSTDGPTAGARTRAELNSTHAVVTAARAAGAESGTIMLDHAEDQGRRALTLLPDIHVCVVTTDQIVSDIPEATALVAPSLRAGNPVTWISGGSATSDIELSRVEGVHGPRTLYVIVAG, encoded by the coding sequence ATGAGCACGGATTTGCAACGCCCTGACCTCACCGCGGGTGCGCCGCACACGCCAGGAATGAGCGCTCGTGATGAGATCTTGGCGCGTATCCGCCAAGGGCTGACCGATGTACCTGCTGATGTGTCTCCGGCTGAGGACACTCCGGTGGATTGGGAATATGGGCAGGCCAACCCACAGGTAGATGACGTGGTTGATCGATTCGTTGAGCGTGTCGAGGACTACAGGGCTACGGTCGCTCGGTGCGCACTTAAAGAGATCCCCGCTGCCATTGCTGAAGCTTTGCGGATCACTGAAGCAAAAAGTGTCGTACTGCCAGAAGGCATTGATGCTTCGTGGCGAGCTGCAGTGGAGAAGTTTGGTGTACCAGTAAGCACCGATGGCCCCACTGCTGGGGCTCGAACTCGCGCTGAGCTGAACTCCACGCATGCTGTTGTCACGGCGGCTCGTGCTGCAGGTGCTGAGTCGGGAACGATCATGCTTGACCACGCTGAAGACCAGGGACGTCGTGCCCTCACCTTGCTTCCTGACATTCACGTGTGTGTAGTTACTACCGACCAAATCGTCAGCGATATTCCTGAGGCCACGGCTTTGGTTGCCCCCTCATTACGTGCGGGCAATCCAGTGACCTGGATTAGTGGCGGTAGCGCTACGAGCGACA
- a CDS encoding (Fe-S)-binding protein: protein MTTAAPSSPAGTRPGEGLTVALFATCANDAMFPNTPKAVTTLLERLGVKVTFPQKQTCCGQAFTNSGYFDETVPLVRNFVNTFSDYDYIVAPSGSCVGSVRDQHTMLAEHAGDSGLRREAADIASRTYDISEFLIDVLGTVDVGAYFPHKVTYHPTCHSVRMAKVGDRPMRLLQAVSGITVLELEDADRCCGFGGTFSMKNPDVSVAMAADKARHVADTGAEYLVAGDNLCLLNISGVLGRNNAGIRPVHLAEILASTEEAQFTPGSSRASREGVRK, encoded by the coding sequence ATGACCACAGCCGCACCCTCCTCACCGGCCGGCACCCGGCCAGGTGAGGGACTCACCGTCGCGCTGTTCGCAACCTGTGCCAACGACGCGATGTTCCCTAACACCCCCAAAGCAGTGACCACTTTGCTGGAGCGCCTGGGCGTGAAAGTGACCTTCCCGCAGAAACAAACGTGCTGCGGACAGGCCTTCACGAACTCGGGTTACTTCGACGAGACTGTTCCGCTCGTTCGTAACTTCGTTAACACCTTCAGCGACTACGACTACATCGTGGCCCCGTCTGGTTCCTGCGTAGGCTCTGTGCGCGACCAGCACACGATGCTTGCTGAACACGCTGGTGACAGCGGGTTGCGTCGCGAAGCAGCTGACATCGCCTCCCGTACATATGACATCTCTGAGTTCCTCATTGATGTCCTAGGAACGGTGGATGTTGGCGCTTACTTCCCGCACAAGGTCACCTATCACCCGACTTGTCACTCTGTCCGCATGGCCAAAGTTGGAGATCGCCCGATGCGTCTTCTCCAGGCAGTGTCCGGCATTACCGTGTTGGAACTCGAAGACGCGGACCGTTGCTGCGGATTCGGTGGCACATTCTCGATGAAGAACCCGGATGTGTCTGTTGCGATGGCCGCAGATAAGGCTCGTCACGTTGCAGATACTGGAGCGGAGTACCTCGTCGCAGGAGACAACCTCTGCCTCTTGAATATCTCCGGCGTACTCGGACGCAACAACGCCGGTATCCGTCCCGTCCACCTCGCCGAAATTCTTGCCTCAACCGAAGAGGCACAGTTCACCCCCGGGTCTTCCCGGGCCTCACGGGAAGGAGTGCGCAAATGA
- a CDS encoding L-lactate permease — protein sequence MLPALAAFTPNPSPLPSQWLSALVAAIPIMVMLITLGGLRWKAHIAGITSWAVALVIAVTVFSMPVGMALSTSAHGFIYGQFPIVWILLCAIWMYQVTVISGRFDDLRRTFFLISDDPRVLGMLIAFCFGGLLEALAGFGAPVAIATVMLIAIGFSKLRAAVVALLANTVPVAFGAVGLPILTAAQVSGVGVTEVAIITGRVCALLGLLVPLLLLFVMDGKKGVTQCWPFAILIGVIFGATKWIVSATPLYNLTEIFAAVITVAAAIAFLRFWKPRGGEEALARVGAPMDPSLEEQAPARVADDNETLTGGRIFMALVPYILVIVVFSIAAIPAVHNALVATNLKLAWPGLQELMSVSGKPSGHATYTIAWLSGPGTLLALVAILVGIIYKVSFKEIFAELWRNVVKLRFTMLTIGAVVALAYVMGDSGQTYALGLWVAGAGAVYPFLAPILGWIGTYVTGSDTSANLLFSPLQASVGDQIGYKGLLVGTGAAGGVVGKMISPQSLAIAASAIGLAGSESVILRRVISWSLILLVFMCVVSGLMSTPVLAWLLP from the coding sequence ATGCTTCCAGCCCTTGCGGCATTCACGCCCAATCCCAGTCCCCTCCCATCGCAGTGGCTCTCGGCGCTTGTGGCCGCCATCCCGATCATGGTGATGCTTATCACTTTGGGCGGCCTGCGGTGGAAGGCACATATCGCTGGTATTACCTCATGGGCAGTGGCCCTGGTCATCGCGGTTACAGTCTTCTCCATGCCTGTCGGCATGGCCCTGTCAACCAGTGCGCACGGCTTCATTTACGGTCAATTCCCCATCGTATGGATCCTGCTGTGTGCCATCTGGATGTACCAGGTGACCGTCATCTCCGGAAGGTTCGACGATCTGCGCCGTACCTTCTTCCTGATCAGTGATGACCCCCGCGTGCTCGGTATGCTCATCGCCTTCTGCTTCGGTGGACTTCTCGAAGCGCTCGCAGGTTTCGGTGCGCCGGTAGCCATCGCCACAGTCATGCTCATCGCTATCGGGTTCTCAAAACTACGCGCAGCGGTCGTGGCTTTGCTTGCCAACACCGTTCCAGTTGCTTTCGGTGCTGTCGGGCTTCCCATTCTTACCGCCGCCCAGGTAAGCGGTGTAGGCGTCACTGAGGTCGCCATCATTACCGGTCGCGTATGCGCACTTCTCGGTCTCCTTGTTCCCTTACTCCTCCTATTCGTCATGGACGGTAAAAAGGGTGTCACTCAATGCTGGCCGTTCGCCATCCTTATCGGTGTGATCTTCGGCGCCACAAAATGGATCGTCTCTGCTACACCGCTCTATAACCTCACAGAGATCTTCGCGGCCGTTATCACCGTTGCTGCAGCCATTGCCTTCCTGCGCTTTTGGAAGCCCCGCGGTGGCGAAGAAGCCCTTGCCCGTGTTGGGGCTCCGATGGATCCGAGCTTGGAAGAACAAGCACCTGCTCGCGTTGCTGATGACAACGAAACTCTTACCGGCGGGCGTATCTTCATGGCGCTTGTGCCATACATCCTTGTCATCGTTGTGTTCTCCATCGCAGCCATCCCGGCTGTTCACAACGCCCTAGTTGCCACCAATCTCAAGCTTGCATGGCCCGGCCTGCAGGAGCTCATGAGCGTTTCTGGAAAGCCCTCTGGCCATGCCACCTACACCATCGCTTGGCTTTCTGGCCCCGGTACCCTGCTTGCCCTGGTCGCAATCCTCGTCGGAATCATTTACAAGGTTTCGTTCAAAGAGATCTTCGCTGAGCTTTGGCGCAACGTTGTCAAGCTGCGTTTCACGATGCTCACCATCGGCGCTGTTGTTGCTCTTGCTTACGTCATGGGTGACTCCGGTCAGACATACGCTCTTGGCCTCTGGGTTGCTGGTGCAGGCGCTGTGTATCCCTTCTTGGCTCCGATCCTGGGCTGGATCGGCACCTACGTCACCGGCTCTGACACTTCAGCCAACCTGCTCTTCTCCCCGCTACAGGCCAGCGTTGGAGACCAGATCGGTTACAAAGGTCTGCTGGTCGGCACCGGTGCCGCAGGTGGCGTTGTCGGCAAGATGATTTCTCCGCAGTCTCTGGCCATCGCCGCTTCTGCGATCGGGCTAGCTGGCTCTGAATCCGTCATCCTGCGCCGAGTTATTAGCTGGAGCCTCATTCTGCTGGTGTTCATGTGCGTCGTTTCGGGCCTCATGTCCACCCCTGTCCTTGCGTGGCTGCTTCCGTAA
- a CDS encoding lactate utilization protein B, translating to MSTTFIGMPALPRDAEGRLTPSPPPGELINSDAFPSAAKVQLGKPVQRGNLHTAMTMIRGKRGRVVAELDNWEQLRRAGESIKNRTLRHLDQYLVQLEESLTAAGTTVHWARDAAEANEIIVGLVKDALSQYAVSEGEGTEANNGDVTYPEVVKVKSMATQEIEMNEALEDAGIAAWETDLAELIVQLGHDRPSHFLVPAIHRNRSEVREIFLDEMGTYGRPAPEGLDSEPAHLAEASRQHLREKFLRAKVGISGANFAVAETGTLAVVESEGNGRMCLTLPETLISVVGIEKVVPTVEDLEVFLQLLPRSSTGERMNPYTTLWTGPGGDKGGEDGPKAMHVVLIDNGRTNVLQDKHGREALRCIRCTSCLNVCPVYEKVGGHAYGSVYPGPIGSILTPQLRGTSSKVDRSLPFASTLCGACFDVCPVRIPIPELLVYMRNKVVSAKKAEANAKFKKKRLARPFIAHTEPALMASAAWMMSDSRRWKTATNMSGFGGRSLGKFTDHIGAIPGPLSRWTGARNVPVPPAESFRSWWNREHGDDDTAGTNGERKGEN from the coding sequence ATGAGCACCACGTTCATCGGTATGCCAGCACTTCCGCGCGACGCCGAGGGCCGTTTGACTCCTTCGCCGCCGCCCGGAGAGTTGATCAACTCGGATGCCTTCCCCTCAGCAGCCAAGGTACAGCTAGGCAAGCCAGTGCAGCGGGGCAACTTGCACACCGCTATGACCATGATCCGAGGCAAACGTGGTCGTGTCGTAGCAGAGCTAGACAACTGGGAACAGCTTCGTCGCGCTGGTGAATCAATTAAGAACCGCACCCTGCGGCACCTAGACCAGTACTTGGTCCAGCTAGAAGAGTCACTTACTGCAGCAGGAACAACTGTTCACTGGGCGCGTGACGCAGCCGAAGCGAACGAAATCATCGTCGGTCTCGTTAAAGATGCACTCTCCCAGTACGCAGTCAGCGAGGGTGAAGGTACCGAGGCAAACAACGGTGACGTTACTTACCCTGAGGTCGTCAAGGTTAAATCCATGGCTACCCAGGAAATTGAGATGAACGAGGCCCTTGAAGACGCGGGCATCGCAGCCTGGGAGACTGACCTCGCTGAGCTCATCGTGCAGCTTGGACATGACAGGCCAAGCCACTTCCTCGTGCCAGCTATTCACCGCAACCGCAGTGAAGTGCGCGAGATCTTCCTCGACGAGATGGGTACCTATGGCCGTCCTGCTCCCGAAGGTTTGGACTCCGAACCAGCCCACCTTGCAGAGGCTTCTCGCCAACACCTGCGCGAAAAGTTCCTGCGCGCCAAGGTAGGTATCTCCGGAGCTAACTTCGCAGTTGCTGAAACTGGAACTCTGGCGGTTGTCGAATCCGAAGGTAACGGCCGTATGTGCCTAACCCTGCCGGAAACTCTCATCAGTGTTGTCGGCATTGAGAAAGTTGTCCCGACGGTTGAAGACCTTGAGGTTTTCCTTCAGCTGCTGCCGCGTTCGTCTACTGGTGAGCGAATGAACCCTTACACCACCCTATGGACGGGACCGGGCGGAGATAAGGGCGGCGAAGACGGCCCCAAAGCCATGCACGTGGTCCTTATCGACAACGGCCGCACCAACGTTCTCCAGGACAAACACGGTCGTGAGGCACTGCGCTGCATTCGCTGCACCTCCTGCCTGAACGTATGCCCTGTCTATGAAAAGGTCGGTGGTCACGCCTACGGGTCGGTGTACCCAGGACCAATCGGCTCGATCCTCACCCCGCAGTTGCGCGGAACATCTTCCAAGGTCGATCGCTCTCTACCATTTGCCTCCACCCTGTGCGGCGCGTGCTTCGACGTGTGCCCTGTGCGCATCCCGATTCCGGAGCTACTCGTCTACATGCGCAACAAGGTTGTTAGCGCCAAAAAGGCCGAAGCGAACGCCAAGTTTAAGAAGAAGCGGCTTGCCCGCCCCTTCATTGCCCACACCGAGCCTGCTCTCATGGCTTCTGCAGCCTGGATGATGTCAGACTCCCGCCGTTGGAAGACCGCTACCAACATGAGTGGTTTCGGTGGTCGCAGCCTCGGCAAGTTCACCGATCACATCGGCGCTATTCCCGGACCGCTCTCTCGCTGGACAGGAGCAAGGAACGTGCCGGTGCCTCCGGCGGAATCGTTCCGTAGCTGGTGGAACCGTGAGCACGGTGACGATGACACAGCTGGCACGAATGGCGAGCGCAAGGGAGAAAACTGA